The Esox lucius isolate fEsoLuc1 chromosome 5, fEsoLuc1.pri, whole genome shotgun sequence genome includes a region encoding these proteins:
- the LOC105030497 gene encoding transmembrane protein 121, which translates to MVPPPPTNRPHVCLSTLLIMSSMALIDAYLVEQNQGPRKIGICIMVMVGDLCFLIVLRYVAVWVGAEVRSAKRGYAMILWFLYIFVLEIKVYFVYQNYKADRKSLDALARKALTLLLSVCVPVLFVVLVAIDHMEYVRAFKKKEEIRNRLFWVVVDLLDVLDIQANLWEPQKKGLPLWAEGLMFFYCYILLLVLPCVSLSEISMQGINIVPHKMMLYPILSLFTINIITLLIRGCNMMLYRDARVSGILIGKNVLAIILKTCSFVQYRRHLQNTPPAFGLEMQKNLVTHNHVHGRPVTMMTTPHPQVVLPEQTSLPVPLPEVTTTCEHT; encoded by the exons ATGgtgcccccccctcccaccaaCAGGCCCCATGTCTGCCTGTCCACACTGCTGATTATGAGCAGCATGGCTCTGATAGACGCCTATCTGGTGGAGCAGAACCAGGGGCCCAGAAAGATag GAATCTGCATCATGGTGATGGTGGGGGACTTATGCTTCCTCATCGTGTTGCGGTACGTGGCGGTGTGGGTCGGCGCTGAGGTGCGAAGCGCCAAACGAGGCTACGCTATGATTCTCTGGTTCCTCTATATCTTTGTCCTGGAGATCAAG GTGTACTTTGTGTACCAGAACTACAAGGCTGACAGGAAGTCTCTGGATGCGTTGGCCCGTAAGGCTCTCACCCtactgctgtctgtgtgtgtccctgtgctGTTTGTAGTCCTGGTCGCCATAGACCACATGGAGTATGTACGGGCCTtcaaaaagaaagaggagaTACGGAACAG GTTGTTTTGGGTGGTGGTGGACCTGTTAGACGTGTTGGATATCCAAGCTAACCTCTGGGAGCCACAGAAGAAAGGACTCCCCCTATGGGCAGAGGGTCTGATGTTCTTCTACTGCTACATCCTGCTGCTGGTCCTTCCCTGTGTGTCTCTTAGCGAGATCTCCATGCAGGGCATCAACATTGTCCCACACAAGATGATGCTCTATCCAATTCTCAGCCTGTTCACCATTAACATCATAACTCTGCTGATTAGAGGGTGTAACATGATGCTGTATAGGGATGCCCGGGTTAGTGGGATCCTCATCGGGAAGAATGTGTTGGCTATCATATTAAAAACCTGCAGCTTTGTCCAGTACAGGAGACACTTACAGAACACTCCTCCAGCCTTTGGGTTGGAAATGCAGAAGAACTTGGTAACACACAACCATGTTCATGGACGACCTGTCACTATGATGACCACTCCTCACCCTCAGGTGGTCCTTCCAGAGCAGACATCCCTGCCTGTCCCCCTGCCGGAAGTCACGACTACATGTGAACATACATGA